A single genomic interval of Parvularcula marina harbors:
- a CDS encoding glycoside hydrolase family 88/105 protein, translating into MASFSGHGYMAALAASLLALAGCSGPAEEVSTPANDPPAAEQAEPDVGRMAADELISRQEFARYDVDEVHALHYAEAAAALGALRYAEATGDDALKAALADRWQRILDEDIPNTANHVDANLIGLYPLALDRMGVGKPEWSKWGLALADGQWEEVTEDGMTAQARYWIDDVWMIGALQAEAYRLTGEPRFADRAGRMAAAYVAALQEPNGLFHHGPDAPFFWGRGNGWVAAGLAEVLTVLPHDHPDYAEVMAGYQKMMAALLQYQAEDGMWRQLIDVEEAWKETSGTAMFAYAMTVGAKEGWLDDPAYEAASNKAWEALQTYLTPEGRLENVCVGTGQSKDIAYYLERPTVIGDLHGQAPLLWLAAARLGAR; encoded by the coding sequence ATGGCCAGTTTTTCAGGACACGGATATATGGCGGCGCTGGCCGCAAGCCTTCTTGCGCTGGCAGGCTGCAGCGGCCCGGCGGAGGAGGTGAGCACTCCGGCGAATGACCCGCCAGCCGCCGAACAGGCTGAACCGGATGTCGGCCGGATGGCCGCGGACGAGCTGATCTCCCGGCAGGAGTTTGCCCGCTATGATGTCGATGAGGTCCACGCGCTTCATTATGCCGAAGCCGCCGCCGCGCTCGGCGCCTTGCGCTATGCCGAAGCGACCGGCGATGACGCCCTCAAAGCCGCACTGGCCGACAGATGGCAGCGCATTCTCGATGAGGACATTCCGAATACGGCCAATCATGTCGATGCCAACCTGATCGGTCTCTACCCGCTGGCGCTCGACCGGATGGGCGTCGGCAAACCCGAATGGAGCAAATGGGGCCTGGCCCTTGCCGATGGTCAATGGGAAGAGGTCACCGAAGACGGGATGACCGCGCAGGCTCGCTACTGGATCGACGATGTCTGGATGATCGGCGCCTTACAGGCTGAAGCCTATCGTCTGACCGGCGAGCCTCGATTCGCCGACCGCGCAGGGCGAATGGCCGCTGCCTATGTCGCCGCCCTGCAGGAGCCGAACGGGCTCTTCCATCATGGGCCGGACGCCCCTTTCTTCTGGGGGCGTGGAAATGGCTGGGTCGCCGCAGGCCTTGCGGAAGTCCTGACCGTCCTGCCGCACGACCATCCCGACTACGCGGAGGTCATGGCGGGCTATCAAAAGATGATGGCCGCCCTCCTTCAATATCAGGCCGAAGACGGCATGTGGCGCCAGCTCATCGATGTCGAGGAGGCGTGGAAGGAGACCTCCGGCACGGCAATGTTTGCCTATGCGATGACGGTCGGCGCGAAGGAAGGCTGGCTCGATGACCCCGCCTACGAAGCCGCATCGAACAAAGCATGGGAGGCGCTCCAGACATATCTCACCCCCGAGGGGCGGCTAGAGAATGTCTGTGTCGGCACCGGACAGTCGAAAGACATTGCCTATTATCTTGAGCGCCCGACCGTCATCGGCGACCTGCACGGGCAGGCGCCACTCCTTTGGCTCGCCGCCGCGCGGCTGGGGGCGCGGTAA
- a CDS encoding ABA4-like family protein: protein MTPDLLFSIGNMGVLAGWLPLAFLPFWRGTQIIAAVLIPLLLAVAYVTLLFVPLGEPSTAPLDFTSLAGVKAMFANDQVMLVGWFHYLAFDLFVGAWEVRDSRTHGIPHLLVVPCLILTFMFGPAGFLLYMIIRTIRLRSVALGN, encoded by the coding sequence ATGACACCTGATCTCTTGTTCTCAATAGGTAATATGGGAGTCCTTGCAGGATGGTTGCCACTTGCGTTCCTGCCCTTCTGGCGTGGGACGCAAATCATAGCTGCCGTCCTGATCCCGCTCCTGCTTGCCGTTGCCTATGTCACCCTGCTTTTCGTGCCACTGGGCGAGCCGTCAACCGCGCCGCTCGATTTCACCTCGCTTGCGGGCGTGAAAGCGATGTTCGCCAATGATCAGGTCATGCTTGTCGGCTGGTTTCACTATCTCGCCTTCGATTTGTTCGTCGGGGCGTGGGAAGTGCGCGATTCGCGGACGCACGGCATTCCGCACCTGCTCGTTGTCCCCTGCCTAATCCTGACCTTCATGTTCGGCCCGGCTGGCTTTCTTCTCTACATGATCATCCGCACCATCAGGCTAAGATCGGTCGCACTAGGCAATTAA
- the cysQ gene encoding 3'(2'),5'-bisphosphate nucleotidase CysQ, with protein MKLDDLVTIALAAGNDIMAIYDTDFEAGEKDDGSAITAADDAAERTILSRLAELYPDIPVLAEECASRGEIPELGAQFFLVDPLDGTREFVNRTGEFTVNIALIEDGAPVAGVVFAPAMGRIWAGKKGVGAFVQSVSSAPFSLEGARSPIEARPVPKRGLTAVASRSHRSAETETLLKNLGAEDFKPAGSSLKFCLVAEGEADVYPRLGRTMEWDTGAGQAVLEAAGGSVHEMDGMDEGAPLRYSKATRGYDNPHFIAWGCRSGD; from the coding sequence ATGAAGCTTGACGACCTCGTGACCATCGCGCTTGCCGCCGGCAATGACATCATGGCGATCTACGACACCGATTTCGAAGCCGGTGAGAAGGATGACGGCTCGGCGATCACCGCCGCCGATGACGCCGCCGAGCGCACCATCCTGTCGCGTCTTGCCGAACTTTACCCGGACATCCCGGTTCTCGCCGAAGAATGCGCAAGCCGCGGGGAGATCCCCGAGCTTGGCGCACAGTTCTTCCTTGTCGATCCGCTCGACGGCACGCGCGAATTCGTGAACCGCACGGGCGAGTTCACCGTCAATATCGCGCTGATCGAGGATGGCGCGCCAGTCGCGGGCGTCGTCTTTGCCCCGGCCATGGGTCGCATCTGGGCAGGTAAAAAGGGCGTTGGCGCTTTTGTTCAGTCGGTCTCATCTGCCCCCTTCAGCCTTGAGGGCGCCCGCAGCCCGATTGAGGCGCGTCCCGTGCCCAAGCGCGGGCTGACGGCGGTCGCCAGCCGCAGCCACCGGTCAGCGGAAACAGAGACGCTCCTTAAAAATCTTGGGGCGGAGGATTTCAAGCCGGCGGGCTCGTCCCTTAAATTCTGCCTCGTTGCCGAGGGCGAAGCGGATGTCTATCCGCGCCTTGGCCGGACGATGGAATGGGACACCGGCGCAGGCCAGGCTGTGCTGGAAGCCGCTGGCGGCAGCGTGCATGAAATGGACGGCATGGATGAAGGCGCGCCTTTGCGCTATTCAAAGGCGACGCGCGGCTATGACAATCCGCATTTCATCGCCTGGGGCTGCAGAAGCGGAGACTGA
- a CDS encoding heme ABC transporter permease: protein MVGKTLSKLANPALFMRVSGPIVPIAGLLALLLIGAGTVIAFFFSPPDARQGEAVRIMYVHVPAAWLALQTYAVIAVASLVGFVWRHRLADVIAKVSAPFGLAFTVLALMTGMLWGKVTWGVYWDWDPRLTSMLVLLFLYAGYIALWAAIENEATAARICALLAMLGAVNLPIIKFSVDWWDSLHQKATVIRADGPAMPASMLWPLFLMAFGYMALSVFYTLIRTRSDLRARKAKPGESKAPSAAVMEPAE, encoded by the coding sequence ATGGTCGGCAAAACCCTTTCCAAACTCGCCAACCCCGCTTTGTTCATGCGGGTGTCAGGCCCCATCGTGCCGATTGCCGGGCTGCTCGCCCTCCTCCTAATCGGCGCGGGCACTGTCATAGCGTTCTTCTTCTCGCCGCCCGATGCGCGGCAGGGGGAAGCGGTCCGCATCATGTATGTGCATGTCCCCGCCGCGTGGCTCGCGCTCCAGACCTATGCTGTGATCGCGGTTGCCAGCCTTGTCGGCTTTGTCTGGCGGCACCGCCTGGCCGATGTCATCGCGAAAGTCTCAGCCCCTTTCGGGCTCGCCTTTACCGTGCTGGCGCTGATGACCGGCATGCTGTGGGGCAAGGTCACTTGGGGCGTTTACTGGGACTGGGATCCGCGTCTCACCTCCATGCTGGTCCTCCTTTTTCTGTATGCGGGATATATCGCCCTCTGGGCCGCCATCGAGAATGAAGCGACCGCCGCGCGGATCTGCGCGCTGCTCGCCATGCTGGGGGCGGTAAACCTGCCGATCATCAAATTCTCCGTCGATTGGTGGGACAGCCTGCACCAGAAGGCGACCGTCATCCGCGCGGACGGCCCAGCCATGCCGGCCTCCATGCTCTGGCCGCTGTTCCTGATGGCGTTTGGCTATATGGCGCTGAGCGTCTTTTACACGCTGATCCGGACAAGGAGCGATCTGCGCGCCCGCAAGGCCAAACCGGGCGAGAGCAAAGCCCCCTCCGCCGCCGTGATGGAGCCTGCCGAATGA
- a CDS encoding MFS transporter gives MSSLFLERRFWALCGAQNLGAFADNALRQATILAIFGAAAAGYGTADFSMPWGWGNYAGSIVSMGFTISILIFSPLSGQIADLVDRDILVRKLKFIELALMSYAALCFAIGNGPQLLFALFLMGTQSAFFSPVRTSLMPQYYRKEELTLANGVFNAVLFVAIVSGLGIGGALIQLEGGRIMISGLLVVVAALGALFATQCPPAKVDGKERLDLNLPVVGVRLFDLARLQSGVLYPMLGIGWFWMMNAASLAILPNVVRDNLEAGLGTINLCLAISALGAGLGSLVAGIIFGRFRDSLNFAGWAAGANAIAWLIAWAVLGDYRIPESGFASFANAPLILILLAAAMTNGMFVVPLMAALQSRAPNDVRAKIMGASNMTNGGLATLAALAIIPFLGTGLSPHHVFLIFAVMQAGLLFFMWKRKAAIREAARGEDEGLPNPLTEDIITPAFSESSK, from the coding sequence TTGAGCAGTCTTTTCCTTGAGCGCCGCTTCTGGGCCCTGTGCGGGGCCCAGAATCTTGGCGCCTTTGCGGATAATGCGCTGAGACAGGCGACCATTCTCGCCATTTTCGGGGCCGCCGCTGCCGGCTACGGCACGGCGGATTTCTCGATGCCATGGGGCTGGGGCAATTATGCCGGCAGCATCGTCTCCATGGGCTTTACGATTTCTATACTGATCTTTTCTCCTCTGTCCGGACAGATCGCCGATCTGGTCGATAGAGACATCCTTGTCCGTAAACTGAAATTCATCGAACTGGCGTTGATGTCCTATGCGGCTCTTTGCTTTGCCATCGGCAATGGACCGCAACTTCTGTTCGCGCTTTTCCTGATGGGGACGCAGTCCGCCTTTTTTAGTCCCGTGCGGACCTCCCTGATGCCGCAATATTACCGCAAGGAAGAGCTGACGCTGGCGAACGGCGTATTCAATGCCGTCCTGTTTGTGGCCATCGTCTCTGGCCTTGGCATTGGCGGCGCGCTGATCCAGCTTGAAGGCGGCCGCATCATGATTTCCGGTCTGCTGGTCGTTGTTGCCGCATTAGGTGCCCTGTTTGCGACCCAATGCCCACCGGCCAAGGTTGATGGCAAGGAACGGCTTGACCTGAACCTGCCTGTCGTTGGTGTACGGCTTTTTGACCTTGCCCGCCTGCAGAGCGGCGTTCTTTATCCGATGCTCGGCATCGGTTGGTTCTGGATGATGAATGCGGCCAGCCTCGCCATCCTGCCCAACGTTGTCCGTGACAATCTGGAGGCGGGACTTGGCACGATCAATCTGTGCCTTGCCATTTCCGCGCTTGGCGCCGGGCTCGGCTCACTCGTTGCAGGGATCATTTTCGGACGCTTTCGAGACAGCCTGAATTTCGCAGGATGGGCAGCTGGAGCGAATGCCATAGCGTGGCTCATCGCTTGGGCAGTCCTCGGCGATTACCGCATCCCGGAGAGCGGGTTTGCGAGCTTTGCGAACGCGCCGCTAATCCTCATTCTGCTTGCCGCAGCCATGACCAACGGGATGTTCGTCGTCCCCCTGATGGCAGCCCTGCAATCACGTGCCCCCAATGATGTCCGTGCCAAGATCATGGGGGCGTCGAACATGACCAATGGCGGCCTTGCCACGCTGGCGGCCCTCGCGATTATCCCCTTCCTCGGGACGGGACTTTCACCTCATCATGTTTTCCTGATCTTCGCCGTCATGCAGGCCGGGCTTCTGTTCTTCATGTGGAAGCGAAAGGCCGCCATTCGAGAAGCCGCGAGGGGAGAGGACGAAGGCCTTCCCAACCCGCTGACCGAAGACATCATCACCCCGGCATTTTCGGAAAGCTCAAAGTAA
- a CDS encoding cytochrome c maturation protein CcmE, whose product MSDAPKKKMSPFRRRQRRLLLLGIVLPAFVGATALALTAISRTQVYFYGPSALPSPMELQGREIRVGGLIEDGSLIAKEGVGWTFTVSDGASSVPVIFDDELPALIQKTGEVVAQGTLREDGVFIANTVLAKHDENYMAPEVADALKESGEYERYMNDRGQ is encoded by the coding sequence ATGAGCGACGCGCCGAAGAAAAAGATGTCGCCCTTTCGCCGCCGCCAAAGGCGCCTGTTGCTGCTCGGCATCGTCCTGCCCGCCTTTGTCGGCGCAACTGCGCTGGCCCTGACGGCGATTTCGCGCACCCAAGTCTATTTCTATGGCCCCTCTGCCCTGCCCTCTCCGATGGAATTGCAGGGCCGTGAGATCCGCGTCGGCGGGCTGATCGAGGATGGCTCCTTGATCGCCAAAGAAGGCGTCGGCTGGACCTTCACCGTGTCGGATGGCGCAAGCTCCGTTCCCGTCATTTTCGATGACGAACTTCCCGCCCTGATCCAGAAGACCGGCGAAGTCGTTGCCCAAGGCACGCTGCGCGAGGACGGCGTTTTCATCGCCAATACGGTGCTCGCCAAGCATGACGAGAACTATATGGCGCCGGAAGTCGCCGATGCCCTCAAAGAAAGCGGCGAGTACGAACGGTATATGAATGACCGGGGACAATAA
- the katG gene encoding catalase/peroxidase HPI encodes MSSTGKCPVMHGGMTSTETSVMAWWPKALNLDILHQHDAKTNPMGAGFDYRRELKKLDIAGLKKDVHALMTDSQDWWPADWGHYGGLMIRMAWHAAGSYRLADGRGGGGTGNQRFAPLNSWPDNANLDKARRLLWPIKKKYGNKVSWADLIILAGTIAYESMGLKTFGFAFGRADIWHPEMDVYWGAEKEWLAPSDSRYGSLDDPSTMENPLAAVQMGLIYVNPEGVNGQPDPLKTALQVRETFARMAMNDEETVALTAGGHTVGKCHGNGDAALLGEAPEAAGVEEQGLGWMNTTRRGIGNNAVTSGIEGAWTTHPTQWDNGYFELLLNHEWELKKSPAGAWQWEPVSIREEDRPVDAEDPSVRHNPIMTDADMAMKMDPIYRQISEKFYKDPAYFSETFARAWFKLTHRDMGPKARYVGPDVPGEELIWQDPVPAGPTGYDVEALKSKIAASGLSVDEVVATAWDSARTYRGSDMRGGANGARIRLAPQKDWVGNEPARLRKVLKVLEPLAAEAGASIADTIVLAGNVGVEQAARDAGVPVKVPFAPGRGDATDEMTDTDSFEPLEPIHDGYRNWLKADYSVSAEELLLDRTQLMGLTAPEMTVLVGGMRVLGTNHGGNRHGVFTDRAGALTTDFFVNLTDMGNVWKPVKNGLYEIRDRKTGKVKWTASRVDLVFGSNSILRAYAEVYAQDDNHEKFVHDFVAAWTKVMNADRFDLD; translated from the coding sequence ATGAGCAGCACTGGCAAATGCCCGGTCATGCATGGCGGCATGACATCGACGGAAACATCAGTCATGGCCTGGTGGCCGAAAGCTCTTAATCTCGACATTCTTCACCAGCATGACGCAAAGACCAATCCGATGGGAGCGGGCTTTGACTATCGCCGTGAGCTGAAAAAACTCGACATTGCCGGGCTGAAAAAGGATGTGCACGCCCTGATGACGGACAGCCAGGACTGGTGGCCGGCTGATTGGGGACATTATGGCGGCCTGATGATCCGTATGGCGTGGCACGCGGCGGGGTCCTACCGCCTTGCCGATGGGCGCGGCGGCGGCGGCACGGGCAATCAGCGTTTCGCACCGCTCAATTCGTGGCCGGACAATGCCAACCTCGATAAGGCGCGGCGCCTTCTTTGGCCGATCAAGAAGAAATACGGCAACAAGGTCAGCTGGGCGGATCTGATCATCCTTGCGGGGACCATCGCCTATGAGTCGATGGGCCTGAAGACCTTTGGTTTTGCCTTCGGGCGGGCGGATATCTGGCACCCGGAAATGGATGTCTATTGGGGCGCGGAAAAGGAATGGCTGGCCCCCAGCGACAGTCGTTATGGCAGTCTTGATGATCCGTCCACGATGGAAAACCCGCTGGCCGCGGTGCAGATGGGCCTCATCTATGTGAATCCTGAGGGTGTGAACGGCCAGCCCGATCCCTTGAAAACTGCCCTGCAGGTGCGCGAGACTTTTGCCCGCATGGCGATGAATGACGAAGAAACCGTGGCGCTGACTGCCGGCGGGCACACGGTAGGCAAATGCCATGGCAATGGCGATGCGGCCCTGCTTGGCGAGGCGCCCGAAGCGGCGGGAGTCGAGGAACAGGGGCTCGGCTGGATGAACACGACACGCCGCGGCATCGGCAACAACGCTGTGACCAGCGGCATTGAAGGCGCGTGGACGACCCATCCGACCCAGTGGGACAATGGCTATTTCGAGCTGCTCCTCAATCACGAATGGGAGCTGAAAAAGAGCCCCGCCGGGGCGTGGCAATGGGAGCCGGTGAGCATCCGGGAGGAGGACCGCCCGGTCGATGCCGAGGATCCATCCGTCCGCCACAACCCGATCATGACCGATGCCGACATGGCGATGAAGATGGACCCGATCTATCGTCAGATATCGGAGAAATTCTATAAGGATCCGGCCTATTTCTCCGAAACCTTCGCGCGGGCATGGTTCAAGCTGACCCACCGCGATATGGGGCCCAAGGCGCGCTATGTCGGGCCGGATGTGCCGGGCGAGGAGCTGATCTGGCAGGATCCGGTGCCGGCCGGTCCGACAGGATATGACGTCGAAGCCCTCAAATCGAAGATCGCTGCCAGCGGCCTGTCGGTTGATGAGGTGGTGGCGACCGCCTGGGACAGTGCACGGACATATCGCGGCTCTGACATGCGCGGCGGTGCCAATGGTGCGCGCATTCGGCTGGCCCCGCAGAAAGACTGGGTCGGAAATGAGCCTGCGCGTCTGCGGAAAGTGCTCAAAGTGCTAGAGCCGCTCGCGGCCGAGGCGGGGGCCAGTATCGCCGACACGATCGTGCTTGCCGGGAATGTCGGGGTCGAACAGGCGGCAAGGGATGCGGGTGTGCCCGTCAAGGTACCCTTCGCGCCGGGCCGGGGCGATGCCACCGATGAGATGACGGATACGGACTCATTTGAACCGCTGGAGCCGATCCATGACGGCTACCGCAACTGGCTGAAGGCGGATTATAGCGTCAGCGCCGAGGAGTTGCTCCTCGACCGGACCCAGCTGATGGGCCTCACCGCACCGGAAATGACTGTGCTTGTCGGGGGAATGCGAGTTCTCGGCACGAACCATGGCGGCAATCGGCATGGTGTGTTCACGGACCGTGCCGGTGCGTTGACCACGGACTTCTTCGTCAACCTCACCGATATGGGGAATGTCTGGAAGCCGGTGAAGAATGGCCTTTATGAGATCCGCGACCGCAAAACCGGCAAGGTGAAATGGACGGCGAGCCGGGTCGATCTTGTCTTCGGGTCAAACTCGATCCTGCGCGCTTATGCGGAGGTTTATGCCCAGGACGACAATCACGAGAAGTTCGTGCACGACTTTGTTGCGGCTTGGACCAAGGTCATGAATGCGGACCGGTTCGATCTGGATTGA
- a CDS encoding alpha/beta hydrolase, translating into MKRLGSALLLLLLAACASLPSSSPARIEIFELTDTTFERTRNIRVWLPEGYDEAEGPFPVFYMFDGQNLFDATLSEYSSAEWEADETAARLIGEGKIAPIIIVGIDNAGIHRSAEYLPFGEPMVGLADDEAMGTALDQFFRQNIFPLIEGKYKASTEDRALGGSSFGGIATLTVAMDDPSLFSRLLVESPSLWISEFRVMEKIKESSPEIWPARIYTAMGTREITGTCPAAPQERDDQLVTLHLQMTDYLRGKGLGEDRLLAVIDECAIHSEVAWAKRFPQAFEFLYAE; encoded by the coding sequence ATGAAACGGCTCGGATCGGCACTCCTGCTCCTCCTTCTCGCGGCATGCGCAAGCCTCCCTTCGTCCTCACCGGCCCGGATCGAAATATTCGAGCTGACCGATACGACCTTTGAGCGGACACGAAATATCCGCGTCTGGCTGCCCGAAGGTTATGACGAAGCCGAAGGCCCCTTTCCTGTCTTCTACATGTTCGACGGCCAGAACCTCTTTGATGCGACGCTGTCGGAATACTCCAGCGCCGAATGGGAAGCGGATGAGACGGCTGCCCGCCTGATCGGTGAAGGGAAGATCGCGCCCATCATCATTGTCGGCATTGATAATGCTGGCATCCACCGTTCCGCAGAATATCTCCCCTTTGGCGAGCCCATGGTAGGGCTTGCAGATGATGAGGCGATGGGAACGGCGCTCGACCAGTTCTTCCGCCAAAATATCTTCCCACTGATCGAGGGGAAATATAAAGCGTCTACGGAGGACCGTGCACTGGGCGGCTCTTCTTTTGGCGGGATTGCGACCCTGACGGTGGCGATGGATGACCCGTCGCTTTTCTCCCGGCTGCTGGTAGAAAGCCCGTCGCTCTGGATTTCTGAGTTCCGGGTCATGGAGAAGATCAAAGAGAGCAGTCCGGAGATCTGGCCCGCGCGGATTTACACCGCGATGGGCACCCGCGAGATCACCGGCACCTGCCCCGCCGCACCACAAGAACGCGACGACCAGCTTGTCACCCTGCATCTGCAGATGACGGACTATCTGCGCGGCAAGGGACTTGGTGAGGACCGGCTACTCGCCGTCATTGACGAATGCGCCATTCATTCTGAGGTCGCCTGGGCGAAGCGTTTCCCGCAGGCGTTCGAATTCCTCTACGCAGAATAA
- a CDS encoding lysophospholipid acyltransferase family protein, translating into MTATLRSIAFRASYWLASAFFAITALPLLLIPHRGPLMAWIQAYTKVMVWSMRHIGGIRVHVAGRENLPDGPCIIAAKHQSWGDGFVMFAHVPDLAFVTGDHLMRYPLLGPILKKMGAIVVDNCGGAAARGRLVASELEKAKSAGRSILIYPEGHLSPVGTQHRYRKGVFHLYEKYGVPVVPVATDLGLRWPQQEKKLHPGPCSVEFLPAIAPGLEKGEFMEMLEGKIESRSRALLHEQAFNGTWPHARSASLGGVN; encoded by the coding sequence ATGACCGCCACATTGAGATCCATCGCATTCAGGGCAAGCTACTGGCTGGCCTCCGCGTTTTTCGCGATCACGGCGCTGCCGCTCTTGCTGATCCCGCATCGCGGGCCGCTGATGGCGTGGATTCAGGCCTATACGAAGGTCATGGTGTGGAGCATGCGCCATATTGGCGGGATCCGGGTCCATGTCGCGGGCCGCGAAAACCTGCCCGATGGCCCCTGCATCATCGCCGCCAAACACCAGAGCTGGGGCGACGGCTTTGTCATGTTCGCCCATGTGCCGGATCTGGCCTTTGTCACGGGCGATCATCTGATGCGCTATCCCCTGCTCGGCCCGATCCTCAAGAAAATGGGCGCCATCGTTGTCGATAATTGCGGCGGCGCGGCCGCCCGCGGCCGGCTGGTCGCCAGCGAGCTGGAGAAGGCAAAATCGGCCGGCCGTTCGATCCTGATCTACCCTGAAGGACATCTTTCGCCTGTCGGCACCCAGCACCGCTACCGGAAGGGTGTCTTCCATCTTTACGAAAAATATGGTGTGCCCGTTGTGCCGGTGGCGACCGATCTGGGGCTGCGCTGGCCGCAGCAGGAGAAAAAGCTCCATCCCGGGCCATGCTCGGTCGAGTTCCTGCCGGCCATTGCTCCGGGTCTGGAGAAGGGGGAATTCATGGAGATGCTCGAGGGCAAGATTGAATCGCGCAGCCGTGCGCTGCTGCATGAGCAAGCCTTTAACGGCACCTGGCCGCATGCAAGGTCGGCTTCACTCGGTGGGGTCAATTGA
- a CDS encoding MATE family efflux transporter: protein MKSASLNSAFRLAWPASLAAMITPLLGVVDSAVLARAGSPADIAGVALASAVVSLLYWPLAFIRMSTAGQVARAHGEEDEAGLRAYLVQGLVLGAVLGLIVLVLRAPITQLAAVTMADDAVSADALGAMGTFLEIRFLAAPFAIASTAAAGWLSGQGRTGLMGAAIIGTVILNGVLDIWFVMGLEMGVAGIALGTVLAEVFSLFAMGLAILFVLHQRGGIGRDWQRSRLTHDLEGFFSLNANIFIRTLLLSLTFAWFMRAGSRFGDLTLAANQILMQIVLVTGLALDGPAIAAESLVGTALGRKEHRAERFAAAVRATAILTTIFAGLLFLALLIGRAPALAMVIPQDAAPSLRQEVELYYIWAALSPLILALPFYLDGVFIGATRGQELRNSMALSLLLFAVCAYGLQPLFGNHGLWLAFGIFMLARAGTLWLWWGKVTALTGRNETAA, encoded by the coding sequence ATGAAGTCTGCCTCCCTTAACAGCGCCTTCCGGCTTGCCTGGCCGGCCAGCCTTGCCGCGATGATCACGCCGCTGCTCGGGGTCGTTGATTCGGCCGTGCTGGCACGTGCCGGCAGCCCGGCTGATATTGCAGGGGTGGCGCTCGCCAGCGCCGTTGTCTCTCTTCTTTACTGGCCGCTTGCCTTCATCCGCATGAGCACTGCCGGGCAGGTCGCCCGCGCTCATGGCGAGGAGGATGAGGCGGGGCTTCGCGCATATCTTGTTCAGGGGCTGGTGCTCGGTGCGGTGCTGGGACTGATCGTCCTCGTCCTTCGCGCGCCCATCACACAGCTTGCCGCTGTGACCATGGCCGATGATGCGGTCAGCGCCGACGCGCTCGGCGCGATGGGTACTTTCCTTGAGATCCGCTTTCTGGCCGCGCCTTTCGCGATTGCCTCTACAGCGGCGGCGGGCTGGCTCTCCGGGCAGGGACGAACGGGCCTGATGGGCGCCGCGATTATCGGCACGGTAATCCTCAACGGGGTGCTCGATATCTGGTTCGTCATGGGTCTTGAGATGGGCGTTGCGGGAATCGCGCTCGGCACAGTGCTCGCGGAGGTCTTCAGCCTCTTCGCGATGGGGCTTGCGATCCTTTTCGTCCTTCACCAGCGCGGCGGGATCGGCCGGGACTGGCAGCGTAGCCGCCTCACCCATGACCTTGAGGGGTTCTTCTCGCTCAACGCCAATATCTTCATCCGTACCCTGTTATTGTCTCTCACCTTCGCGTGGTTCATGCGGGCCGGGTCACGGTTCGGTGACCTTACCCTCGCCGCCAATCAGATCCTGATGCAGATCGTCCTTGTCACAGGTCTCGCCCTCGATGGCCCCGCCATTGCCGCTGAATCGCTGGTCGGCACGGCGCTGGGCCGAAAGGAGCATCGCGCGGAGCGCTTTGCCGCCGCCGTCCGCGCCACCGCGATACTGACCACGATCTTTGCCGGGCTCTTATTCCTTGCCCTTCTCATTGGCCGCGCCCCTGCCCTTGCTATGGTGATCCCGCAGGATGCCGCGCCCAGCCTGCGCCAGGAGGTCGAGCTATATTACATCTGGGCCGCCCTCTCGCCGCTGATCCTTGCCCTCCCCTTTTATCTCGACGGCGTCTTTATCGGCGCCACGCGGGGACAAGAGCTGAGGAACTCCATGGCCCTCTCGCTCCTCCTTTTTGCGGTCTGTGCCTATGGGCTCCAGCCGCTCTTCGGCAATCATGGCCTGTGGCTCGCCTTCGGGATCTTCATGCTCGCCCGCGCCGGCACGCTGTGGCTCTGGTGGGGCAAGGTGACAGCCCTGACAGGACGGAACGAAACCGCCGCCTGA